A window of Ignavibacterium sp. contains these coding sequences:
- a CDS encoding ribose-phosphate pyrophosphokinase, with protein MISTEFMIFSGSSNLPLAQKIAEKIGTDLGQIELKRFSDGEIWVKYGENIRGRDIFIIQSTNPPAENIMELLIMLDAARRASAKRVTAVIPYFGYSRQDRKDQPRVAITAKLMANLITEAGADRVIAMDLHASQIQGFFDIPFDHLYGSSVFLNRLNGLSENLSIVSPDVGGIKIARAYAKMLNSSLIVIDKRRPKQNVAEVMNIIGEVEGRDILIVDDLIDTAGTFVGAVNALKAKGANKIYGAITHPLLSGKAFERLKNCDDLERLYVTDSINIDETQCEKISVVSAAGLFAEAIIRTHNNESISSLFNIDKG; from the coding sequence ATGATTTCAACAGAATTTATGATTTTTTCGGGCAGCTCTAACCTTCCGTTAGCCCAAAAAATTGCTGAAAAGATTGGTACTGATTTAGGACAGATTGAATTAAAAAGATTCAGTGATGGCGAGATTTGGGTAAAATATGGTGAGAATATTCGCGGAAGAGATATTTTCATCATTCAATCAACAAATCCTCCAGCTGAAAACATAATGGAATTGCTGATTATGCTTGATGCTGCAAGAAGAGCATCAGCCAAAAGAGTAACAGCAGTAATTCCTTACTTTGGTTATTCAAGACAGGATAGAAAAGATCAGCCAAGAGTTGCAATCACAGCAAAGCTAATGGCTAATCTTATAACTGAAGCTGGTGCTGACCGTGTAATTGCAATGGATTTACACGCATCACAGATCCAGGGTTTTTTTGATATACCTTTTGATCATCTTTACGGATCATCAGTGTTCTTAAATCGTTTGAATGGTCTGTCAGAAAATCTTTCAATCGTTTCACCGGATGTTGGTGGAATAAAGATTGCACGAGCTTATGCAAAAATGCTTAATTCAAGTTTGATTGTAATTGATAAAAGAAGACCAAAGCAAAATGTTGCAGAAGTGATGAATATAATAGGTGAAGTTGAAGGAAGAGATATTTTAATTGTTGATGATTTAATTGACACTGCCGGAACATTTGTTGGTGCAGTAAATGCTCTGAAGGCAAAAGGTGCTAATAAAATTTATGGAGCAATCACTCATCCGCTTCTTTCGGGAAAAGCATTTGAGAGATTAAAGAATTGCGATGATTTAGAAAGACTATATGTAACTGACTCTATAAATATTGATGAGACTCAATGCGAAAAGATATCCGTTGTATCCGCAGCGGGTTTATTTGCAGAAGCAATAATCAGAACTCATAACAATGAATCAATCAGTTCATTATTTAACATAGATAAAGGATAA
- the rnr gene encoding ribonuclease R: MKKELKAFFKKNPGRSYKAKEIARRLNANSDHQYEALKSALNKLYDEKFLTRTGKRFKLNQIPSTNKITGTLELTEGGYGFVIPDNRKLSDIFIAARNLGTAFDGDKVEVVLFAKQKGRNLEGQIVNVISRKRKEYVGILKKEKSLYYITPDEPTIHRDIYIDPQKINSAKVGDKVVVGNLVWEIPTQNPIGEIIEVLGKPGSLDTEVTSIAKEFGLRYRFPSSVVNEADEIIFEITSEELKHRVDFREKNVITIDPEDAKDFDDALSIEKNENGNFIVGIHIADVSHYVDYDSFLDQEAQQRGNSVYLVGKVIPMLPENLSNNICSLVPNEDRLTYSVIVEMTPRGRIVDYQIKKTIINSKRRFNYDEVQKIIETGEGDFAEDILNLDKLAKILRRKRMKEGSFDFNTLEVKFKLDEYGRPLEAYIKSMKDSNMLVEEFMLLANKIVAQHIALPKRGEAKPFVYRVHDLPDQEKIFEFVRFVKSLGYQVNPNLIKKSSEFQKLLDQVKGKEEEPLINELAIRSMAKAFYSPRNIGHYGLGFKYYTHFTSPIRRYSDLLVHRLLYKYIESPKLPGYTLEELEEICEHISACERTAMEAERYSVKLKQVELLSNRVGDEFHAIISGVVHFGIFVKITDILAEGLIRLRDLEDDFYIYDEKKYAIIGKRTKKMYRLGDKVSVKLVRVNEERLELDFLIVE; this comes from the coding sequence ATGAAAAAAGAATTAAAAGCATTCTTCAAAAAAAATCCCGGCAGATCTTACAAAGCAAAAGAAATTGCCAGACGCTTAAATGCAAACTCTGATCATCAGTATGAAGCATTAAAAAGCGCATTGAATAAACTTTATGATGAAAAATTTCTCACACGAACCGGCAAGAGATTCAAGCTCAATCAAATACCTTCAACAAATAAAATAACTGGCACACTCGAGTTGACTGAAGGTGGTTATGGATTCGTGATTCCGGATAACCGCAAACTGAGCGATATTTTTATCGCTGCCAGGAATCTTGGAACTGCATTCGATGGTGATAAAGTTGAAGTTGTTCTTTTTGCAAAACAGAAGGGAAGAAATCTTGAAGGTCAGATTGTAAATGTCATTTCCAGAAAGCGTAAAGAATATGTCGGAATTCTTAAGAAAGAAAAATCACTTTATTACATTACGCCTGACGAACCAACAATCCATCGTGATATTTACATTGATCCACAAAAGATTAACTCAGCAAAAGTCGGTGATAAAGTTGTGGTTGGAAATCTTGTTTGGGAAATTCCAACGCAAAATCCTATCGGAGAAATTATTGAAGTATTAGGAAAACCAGGTTCTCTTGACACAGAAGTAACTTCAATTGCAAAAGAATTTGGATTAAGATATCGCTTTCCGTCCAGTGTTGTAAATGAAGCCGATGAAATAATTTTTGAAATCACTTCCGAGGAATTAAAACACAGAGTTGATTTCCGTGAAAAGAATGTAATTACAATTGATCCTGAAGATGCAAAAGATTTTGATGATGCATTATCAATAGAGAAAAATGAAAACGGCAATTTCATAGTTGGAATTCATATAGCTGATGTTTCTCACTATGTCGATTATGATTCATTTCTTGATCAGGAAGCACAACAAAGAGGAAATAGCGTTTATCTTGTTGGTAAAGTTATTCCAATGCTTCCGGAAAACCTTTCTAATAACATCTGCTCGCTTGTTCCGAATGAAGATCGGCTTACTTATTCTGTAATTGTTGAAATGACTCCAAGAGGAAGAATTGTTGATTATCAGATAAAGAAGACCATCATCAATTCCAAAAGAAGATTTAATTATGATGAAGTTCAGAAAATAATTGAGACAGGTGAAGGAGATTTCGCTGAGGATATACTGAACCTTGATAAGCTCGCAAAAATATTAAGACGCAAGCGAATGAAAGAGGGAAGTTTTGACTTCAATACTCTTGAAGTGAAATTTAAACTTGATGAATATGGGAGACCACTTGAAGCTTACATCAAGTCAATGAAAGACAGCAATATGCTGGTTGAAGAGTTTATGCTTCTTGCCAACAAAATTGTTGCACAACATATTGCTTTACCCAAAAGAGGAGAAGCAAAACCGTTTGTTTATCGTGTGCACGATTTACCTGATCAGGAAAAAATATTTGAATTTGTTCGCTTTGTTAAATCGCTTGGATATCAGGTTAATCCTAACTTAATCAAGAAATCAAGTGAGTTTCAAAAGTTACTTGATCAGGTTAAGGGAAAAGAAGAAGAGCCGCTTATCAATGAACTTGCAATTCGTTCTATGGCAAAAGCATTTTATTCACCGAGAAATATTGGACATTACGGATTAGGATTTAAATATTACACGCACTTTACTTCACCAATCAGAAGATATAGTGATTTACTTGTTCACAGACTTTTGTACAAATACATTGAAAGTCCAAAACTTCCTGGTTATACACTTGAAGAGCTTGAAGAAATTTGCGAACACATCTCTGCTTGTGAAAGAACAGCAATGGAAGCCGAAAGATATTCGGTTAAACTGAAACAGGTTGAATTATTGTCAAATCGTGTGGGAGATGAATTTCACGCTATTATTTCGGGTGTTGTTCATTTTGGAATCTTTGTAAAAATCACTGATATTCTTGCCGAAGGACTCATAAGGTTGAGAGATCTGGAAGACGATTTTTATATCTATGATGAAAAGAAATATGCAATAATCGGAAAGAGAACTAAAAAAATGTATAGACTTGGAGATAAAGTTAGTGTTAAACTTGTAAGAGTAAATGAAGAAAGACTTGAATTGGACTTTCTCATTGTTGAATAA
- a CDS encoding FmdB family zinc ribbon protein, giving the protein MPTYDYKCSVCNYTFEYFQSMKDQPLTTCPKCGGQLKRLIGPGAGPIFKGNGFYQTDYKNNSNNSNSGSSKKNNTKSESTVKEAAA; this is encoded by the coding sequence ATGCCTACATACGACTATAAATGTTCAGTATGCAATTATACATTTGAGTATTTTCAGTCAATGAAAGATCAACCACTTACAACTTGCCCAAAGTGTGGTGGTCAACTGAAAAGATTAATTGGGCCGGGAGCCGGACCAATATTTAAAGGTAATGGATTTTATCAAACCGATTATAAAAATAACTCTAACAACTCCAATTCAGGTAGTTCTAAGAAGAATAACACAAAAAGTGAAAGCACTGTAAAAGAAGCTGCTGCTTGA
- a CDS encoding biopolymer transporter Tol: MKKIFLILFAFVITSQTGFAQFGKNKVQYKDYVWYYIQTDHFDIYFNEGGETLTEFTAQAAEDALSSIQNTFKYKINSRITIIVYNSQNDFQETNVTDTYLSEGIQGFTELFKNRVVIQFTGSYKQFRHLIHHELVHAVMNDMYYGGSIQNIISSNISLQFPIWFSEGLAEYEALGWDVDTDMFLRDATISENLPDMMNLDGYFAYRGGQSVFYYIANKYGRQKIGELMNKIKGVGNVPEAFRQTLGIDLKELGERWKKEIKKTYWPDIALREDPEQFAKRLTNPKNDDGFYNTSPALSPQGDKIAFISNRNFYFDVFIMDAIDGKIIKRIVKGNRTPDFEELNILTPGLTWSPDGNKIALSAKSNGYDIIYIIDVNTEDRKSLPVKLEAIHSVTWSHDGTRLAFIGQDKKQSDVYIYELETNVLTNLTNDSFGDYDPSWSNDDRYIYFSSDRGDNIKTDKVLDGVSIYNTDYKQKDIYRIVLENRRIERITNLPESDETFPHQSADGKNLIFISDINGINNIYTFDHKRDDNSLKVANEETDLTPITNSLTGLYQLSLSYDTKKMAFSSLYESVFNIFLMNNPFEPKTNLKPLKPTLFIEKMRKKELDGDGQIVVVDEAIADTTQKNADDITIFTGNVVDPNDTLSKAERDYSRYIFGITQAQDSAKQISNLFMPQDNLDDEGNFKVRKYKVTFGPDLVYANAGYSTFYGLIGTTILSFSDVLGDHRLIGVTGLQIDLKNSDYGLAYYYLGGRIKYGVEGFHTARFVNLIRGDYINLYRFRNFQLSVNANYPLNRFYRFEGGVSYMNVRSENLDDYTVPLEEASFFVPQLAFVHDNVLWGYTSPIEGTRYRFDTYGNPGIGNKNLSFWTATGDYRTYFRFFTDYSFAIRFSGGYSTGANAQRFFMGGTENWINRSFATTEIPINSTTDFAFLTVVLPMRGFDYSERIGTKYALMNYEFRYPLIGYLIPRGIPLFFANILGTVFLDIGTAWNDNKQLQLFDKNQFGQTRTKDLLIGTGVGSRVYFLGFLLKFDVAWAYFVEKWSEPKFYFSIGLDY, translated from the coding sequence ATGAAGAAAATATTTTTAATCTTATTCGCATTTGTTATCACTTCGCAAACTGGTTTTGCACAGTTTGGAAAAAATAAAGTTCAATACAAAGATTATGTCTGGTATTACATTCAGACTGATCACTTCGATATTTATTTTAATGAAGGTGGTGAAACTTTAACAGAGTTTACTGCGCAGGCTGCTGAAGATGCTTTAAGTTCAATTCAAAATACTTTTAAGTATAAAATCAATAGCAGAATTACAATTATTGTTTACAATTCGCAGAATGATTTTCAGGAAACAAATGTAACGGACACTTATCTCAGCGAAGGTATTCAGGGTTTTACAGAGCTATTCAAAAACAGGGTTGTAATTCAGTTTACTGGTTCATATAAACAGTTCAGACATCTTATTCATCACGAATTGGTTCACGCAGTAATGAATGATATGTATTATGGTGGCTCAATTCAGAATATCATTTCAAGCAATATTTCGCTTCAGTTCCCAATTTGGTTTTCTGAAGGACTAGCAGAATATGAAGCATTAGGTTGGGATGTTGACACAGATATGTTTTTGCGTGATGCAACAATCAGTGAAAATCTTCCTGATATGATGAACCTTGATGGATACTTTGCTTATCGTGGCGGACAATCTGTTTTCTATTATATCGCAAATAAATATGGCCGCCAGAAAATTGGTGAACTTATGAATAAGATTAAAGGAGTTGGAAATGTTCCCGAAGCGTTTCGTCAAACACTTGGAATTGATTTGAAAGAACTTGGTGAAAGATGGAAAAAAGAAATTAAAAAAACTTATTGGCCTGATATTGCGCTTAGAGAAGATCCGGAACAGTTCGCTAAGAGACTTACTAATCCAAAAAATGATGATGGATTTTATAACACTTCTCCTGCGCTTTCGCCTCAGGGAGATAAAATTGCATTTATTTCAAACAGAAATTTTTATTTTGATGTTTTTATAATGGATGCGATTGATGGTAAAATTATCAAGCGAATTGTGAAAGGAAACAGAACACCGGATTTTGAAGAACTGAATATTTTAACTCCGGGATTAACCTGGTCACCTGATGGAAATAAAATTGCTCTTTCAGCGAAGAGTAACGGATATGATATAATTTACATTATTGATGTAAACACAGAAGATAGAAAATCTCTTCCTGTTAAACTTGAAGCTATTCACAGTGTAACATGGTCTCACGACGGAACCAGATTGGCATTTATCGGACAGGATAAAAAGCAATCCGATGTTTATATCTATGAACTTGAAACGAATGTATTAACCAATCTTACTAATGATTCTTTTGGTGATTATGATCCATCGTGGTCAAACGACGACCGATATATTTATTTCTCTTCAGATCGTGGTGATAATATTAAAACTGATAAAGTTCTTGATGGAGTTTCAATCTACAATACAGACTATAAGCAAAAAGATATTTACCGCATTGTCCTCGAGAATAGAAGAATTGAAAGAATAACTAATCTTCCAGAAAGTGATGAAACTTTTCCCCATCAAAGTGCTGATGGAAAAAATCTAATTTTCATTTCTGATATAAACGGAATTAATAATATCTATACTTTTGACCACAAACGAGATGATAATTCACTAAAAGTTGCAAATGAAGAAACTGATCTGACTCCGATTACAAATTCACTTACCGGATTGTATCAGCTTTCGCTTTCTTATGACACAAAGAAAATGGCTTTCTCTTCGCTTTATGAATCTGTATTTAATATCTTTCTTATGAACAATCCATTTGAACCAAAGACAAATCTCAAACCTCTGAAGCCAACTTTGTTTATTGAAAAAATGCGTAAGAAAGAATTAGATGGAGATGGGCAAATAGTTGTTGTTGATGAAGCCATCGCTGATACAACTCAAAAGAATGCTGATGATATTACAATCTTTACCGGAAATGTGGTTGATCCGAATGACACTTTAAGTAAAGCTGAAAGAGACTATTCAAGATATATCTTTGGAATTACACAAGCGCAGGATTCTGCAAAACAGATTTCCAATTTATTTATGCCACAGGATAATCTTGATGATGAAGGCAATTTCAAAGTGAGGAAGTATAAAGTTACTTTCGGACCAGACCTTGTTTATGCAAACGCTGGTTACAGCACTTTTTATGGACTTATTGGTACAACAATTTTATCATTCAGTGATGTGCTTGGTGACCACCGCCTGATTGGTGTTACCGGTTTACAGATTGATTTAAAGAACAGTGATTACGGTTTAGCTTATTATTATCTCGGTGGAAGAATTAAATATGGTGTTGAAGGATTTCACACAGCAAGGTTTGTAAATCTTATCAGAGGTGATTACATAAATCTCTATCGCTTCAGAAATTTTCAGCTATCTGTAAATGCAAATTATCCTTTGAATCGTTTTTACAGATTTGAAGGTGGCGTAAGTTATATGAATGTAAGAAGTGAAAATCTTGATGACTATACAGTGCCGCTTGAAGAAGCAAGTTTCTTTGTTCCGCAATTAGCTTTTGTTCACGACAATGTGCTCTGGGGTTACACCTCTCCAATTGAAGGAACCAGATACAGATTTGATACATACGGGAACCCGGGAATTGGCAATAAGAATTTAAGCTTCTGGACAGCAACCGGAGACTACAGAACTTACTTCAGGTTTTTTACCGATTATAGTTTTGCAATCAGATTCTCGGGTGGATATTCAACCGGCGCTAATGCCCAAAGATTTTTTATGGGAGGAACTGAAAACTGGATTAATCGAAGTTTTGCAACAACAGAAATTCCGATTAACTCTACTACTGATTTTGCATTTCTCACAGTTGTTTTACCAATGCGCGGATTTGATTATTCCGAAAGAATTGGAACTAAATACGCATTGATGAATTATGAATTCCGGTATCCATTAATTGGTTATTTAATCCCGCGTGGCATTCCATTATTCTTTGCTAACATTCTTGGTACTGTATTTCTTGATATCGGCACTGCCTGGAATGATAACAAACAACTTCAACTGTTTGATAAAAATCAATTTGGTCAAACGAGAACAAAGGATTTACTCATTGGAACCGGCGTTGGTTCACGAGTTTACTTTTTAGGATTCTTACTTAAGTTTGATGTTGCCTGGGCATATTTCGTAGAAAAATGGTCAGAACCAAAATTTTATTTTTCGATAGGTTTGGATTACTAA